A window of the Acidobacteriota bacterium genome harbors these coding sequences:
- a CDS encoding amidohydrolase, which yields MKPIAIFASLLFLVAGVALSLETVPRQEDGLHRQIDQRVEAVEDQVVAWRRDFHRHPELSNREFRTASKVADHLRSLGMEVQTEVAHTGVVGLLRGGRPGPVVALRADMDGLPVTEATGLEFASTQRATYNGQEVGVMHACGHDSHVAILMGAAQVLASLRDQLPGTVKFIFQPAEEGAPRGEEGGAELMVKEGVMENPVPGAVFGLHISSTMPVNTVNYRPGGLMASADVLRIKVKGKQTHGASPFLGIDPIVVSAQIIMGLQTIVSRQTDITQAPAIVTIGMIRGGVRSNIIPNQVEMEGTIRALDTDMQKDIHERIRRTANSIAESAGAEAEVEIDIGYPVTHNDERLTEAVLPTVYRVAGQEQVIVVPPITGAEDFSFYAQEVPGFFFFLGAKPPHLQEPTAHHTPEFLIDEDSFDLGVRLLVNLTVDYLNGEIQR from the coding sequence ATGAAACCCATCGCCATTTTTGCCAGCCTGCTTTTCCTGGTGGCGGGAGTAGCGCTCTCGCTGGAAACCGTCCCTCGACAAGAAGACGGACTGCATCGCCAAATCGACCAACGGGTGGAGGCCGTCGAAGATCAGGTTGTCGCCTGGCGGCGCGATTTCCACCGCCACCCCGAGCTTTCCAACCGTGAATTCCGCACCGCTTCCAAGGTGGCCGATCACCTGCGTTCGCTGGGCATGGAGGTGCAGACCGAGGTGGCTCATACGGGGGTTGTCGGACTGCTGCGAGGCGGCCGTCCGGGACCCGTGGTGGCCCTGCGAGCCGATATGGACGGTCTGCCCGTCACCGAGGCCACCGGACTGGAGTTCGCGTCCACCCAACGGGCTACCTACAACGGCCAAGAGGTGGGAGTCATGCACGCCTGCGGACACGATTCCCACGTGGCCATATTGATGGGAGCGGCCCAGGTGCTGGCCTCCCTGAGGGATCAACTGCCGGGGACGGTCAAGTTCATCTTTCAGCCCGCCGAGGAGGGAGCTCCCCGCGGCGAGGAGGGCGGCGCTGAACTGATGGTCAAGGAAGGCGTGATGGAGAACCCTGTGCCCGGTGCCGTCTTCGGTCTCCACATCTCCTCCACCATGCCGGTCAACACCGTCAACTACCGGCCCGGAGGGCTGATGGCCAGCGCCGACGTGCTGCGCATCAAGGTCAAGGGAAAGCAGACCCACGGCGCCTCGCCCTTCCTGGGCATCGACCCCATCGTGGTATCGGCTCAGATCATCATGGGCTTGCAGACCATCGTCAGCCGTCAAACGGACATCACTCAAGCACCCGCCATCGTAACCATCGGAATGATCCGCGGCGGCGTGCGTTCCAACATCATCCCCAACCAGGTGGAGATGGAGGGCACCATCCGGGCTCTCGATACCGACATGCAGAAGGACATTCACGAGCGCATCCGGCGGACGGCCAACTCCATCGCGGAATCGGCCGGCGCCGAGGCCGAGGTCGAAATCGACATCGGCTACCCCGTCACCCACAACGACGAGCGCCTGACCGAGGCGGTGCTGCCCACCGTGTACCGCGTGGCCGGGCAAGAGCAGGTCATAGTCGTGCCTCCCATAACGGGTGCCGAGGACTTCTCCTTTTACGCTCAGGAAGTGCCGGGATTCTTCTTCTTCCTGGGCGCCAAGCCGCCTCACCTGCAAGAGCCCACCGCCCACCACACCCCTGAGTTCCTCATCGATGAAGATTCCTTCGACCTGGGGGTCAGGCTTCTGGTCAATCTGACGGTCGACTACCTCAACGGCGAGATTCAGCGTTGA
- a CDS encoding sodium:proton antiporter has protein sequence MEKFRPEVDVEAMHRRSRWVALALIATAVLFLLVLAAGWLPHAGGDHGQGGHGETVENAVDYVPPLWAVAPFAGILLAIAFLPLIRRTAHWWHSNLNRFAVAACLGIVTLFYYFLLHPGGISNHFTHAEHVAAGFPTVWAAFSNAIFAEFIPFIILLFALYVISGGVSLTGDLQAHPIINTSFLATGTLLASFIGTTGAAMVLIRPLLSTNRERRKVRHTVIFFIFTVCNCGGLLLPIGDPPLFLGYLRGVPFTWTLDLWPYWVGVNVALLVIYYIWDRIEYGRERPEDLRLDRRQVRSLRLRGTHNLVLLGLVVLCVAFVVPGKPLLGTSVYTPVFLRETLMCLLVAVSLLTTRPATRAANDFNYHAILEVAALFSGIFITMQVPIEILHARGADLGLNSGAGFFWITGVLSSFLDNAPTYVVFFETAVVMEVQGAATVALGAGRTIAEPFLIAISLGAVFMGANSYIGNGPNFMVKSIAEQSGVRMPSFFGYMLYSLVVLVPIFVVITFIL, from the coding sequence ATGGAGAAGTTCAGGCCGGAAGTTGACGTCGAAGCCATGCACCGCCGATCCCGCTGGGTGGCATTGGCTCTCATTGCCACGGCCGTCCTCTTCCTGCTGGTGCTGGCGGCCGGATGGCTGCCGCACGCAGGAGGCGACCACGGCCAAGGCGGGCATGGCGAAACGGTTGAGAACGCGGTTGACTATGTCCCTCCCTTGTGGGCGGTGGCGCCCTTTGCGGGAATTCTGCTGGCCATCGCCTTTCTGCCCCTCATCCGACGCACGGCGCACTGGTGGCACTCCAACCTCAACCGCTTTGCGGTGGCAGCTTGCTTGGGGATCGTGACGCTCTTCTACTATTTCCTTCTGCACCCCGGCGGAATCAGCAATCATTTCACCCACGCCGAGCATGTTGCGGCCGGATTTCCTACCGTCTGGGCGGCTTTCAGCAATGCCATCTTCGCCGAGTTCATTCCCTTCATCATCTTGCTCTTCGCCCTCTACGTCATCAGCGGCGGCGTCAGCCTGACGGGAGACCTGCAAGCCCACCCCATCATCAACACCAGCTTCCTGGCCACGGGGACGCTGTTGGCCAGCTTCATCGGGACGACGGGGGCGGCCATGGTGCTGATCAGGCCCCTCTTGAGCACCAACAGGGAACGCCGCAAGGTCCGCCATACAGTCATTTTCTTCATCTTCACGGTGTGCAATTGCGGGGGACTGTTGCTGCCCATCGGCGATCCTCCACTCTTCCTGGGCTATCTGAGAGGGGTTCCCTTCACCTGGACGCTGGATCTCTGGCCCTACTGGGTGGGGGTCAACGTGGCTCTGCTGGTCATTTACTACATCTGGGACCGAATCGAGTACGGGCGGGAGCGTCCCGAGGACCTGCGGCTCGACCGCCGGCAAGTGCGCAGCCTGCGCCTGCGAGGCACCCATAATCTGGTCCTGCTGGGGCTGGTGGTCCTTTGCGTCGCATTCGTGGTCCCAGGCAAACCCCTGCTTGGAACTTCCGTCTACACACCGGTCTTCTTGCGCGAAACCTTGATGTGCCTGCTGGTGGCCGTCTCGCTGCTGACCACTCGACCCGCCACCCGCGCGGCCAATGACTTCAATTATCACGCCATTCTCGAGGTCGCGGCGCTTTTCTCGGGCATTTTCATCACCATGCAGGTTCCCATCGAGATCCTTCACGCCCGAGGAGCCGATTTGGGCCTCAACAGCGGTGCTGGATTCTTTTGGATCACCGGCGTCCTTTCCAGCTTCCTCGACAACGCTCCCACCTACGTCGTGTTCTTCGAAACCGCGGTGGTCATGGAGGTGCAGGGCGCAGCCACCGTTGCACTGGGGGCGGGACGCACCATCGCAGAACCCTTCCTGATCGCCATCTCGCTGGGAGCCGTTTTCATGGGAGCCAACTCCTATATCGGCAACGGGCCCAACTTCATGGTCAAGAGCATTGCCGAACAGTCAGGCGTGCGCATGCCTTCCTTCTTCGGCTACATGCTCTACAGCCTGGTGGTCCTGGTCCCCATCTTCGTGGTGATCACCTTCATCCTGTAG
- the ald gene encoding alanine dehydrogenase: MLIGLPKEIKDNESRVGMVPSGVHALVVAGHTVYVEKGAGHSSGFSDREYESAGAETVDSADDVYLRSDMIVKVKEPIEPEYERMREGQIMFSYLHLAPLPGLTQVLLERKVTGVAYETIPDRGGSLPLLTPMSEVAGRMSIIVGSYYLQKPHGGRGVLLGGVPGVWPARVVIIGGGTVGVNAAKMAMGLGAHVTILDVNLEKLRELDDLFFGKILTIYSNQYNIQKSLETADLAVGAVLIPGANAPKLVTREMIDAMQPGAVAVDVAVDQGGCFETTRPTTHSDPVYEVDGVVHYCVTNMPGAMPRTSTFALTNATLPYVLKIAELGLKGAIEENPLLGDGVNTFKGHVTCRPVAEAQNREHRAFKDIA; encoded by the coding sequence GTGCTGATAGGACTGCCGAAAGAGATCAAGGACAATGAGTCGCGCGTAGGGATGGTGCCGTCCGGCGTGCACGCGTTGGTTGTGGCCGGCCATACCGTCTACGTCGAGAAGGGCGCCGGCCACAGCTCGGGATTCAGCGACCGCGAGTATGAAAGCGCCGGCGCCGAAACGGTCGACAGCGCCGACGATGTCTACCTGCGCAGCGACATGATCGTCAAGGTCAAGGAGCCCATCGAGCCCGAGTATGAGCGGATGCGCGAAGGCCAGATCATGTTCAGCTACCTGCACCTGGCTCCTCTGCCCGGTCTCACTCAGGTGCTGCTCGAGCGCAAGGTGACCGGCGTGGCCTACGAGACCATCCCCGACCGCGGAGGAAGCCTGCCTCTGCTCACTCCCATGAGCGAAGTGGCCGGACGCATGTCGATCATCGTGGGCAGCTACTATCTTCAGAAGCCGCACGGCGGACGAGGCGTCCTGTTGGGCGGCGTCCCGGGAGTTTGGCCCGCCCGCGTGGTCATCATCGGCGGCGGAACGGTGGGCGTCAACGCCGCCAAGATGGCCATGGGACTGGGGGCCCACGTCACGATTCTGGACGTCAACCTCGAGAAACTGCGCGAGTTGGACGACCTCTTTTTCGGCAAGATCCTGACCATCTACTCCAACCAGTACAACATCCAGAAATCGTTGGAGACGGCTGATCTGGCGGTAGGCGCCGTGCTCATTCCCGGTGCCAACGCCCCCAAACTGGTCACCCGCGAAATGATCGACGCCATGCAGCCCGGGGCGGTAGCCGTCGACGTGGCGGTCGATCAGGGCGGCTGCTTCGAAACCACGCGTCCCACCACCCACAGCGATCCCGTCTACGAGGTGGACGGAGTGGTGCACTACTGCGTGACCAACATGCCGGGCGCCATGCCCCGCACTTCCACCTTCGCCCTCACCAACGCAACCTTGCCCTACGTGCTCAAGATCGCTGAATTGGGCTTGAAGGGGGCCATCGAAGAGAATCCGCTCCTCGGGGACGGCGTCAACACCTTCAAGGGCCATGTGACCTGCCGCCCCGTGGCCGAGGCTCAGAACCGTGAGCATCGTGCGTTCAAAGACATCGCTTGA
- a CDS encoding lipoate--protein ligase family protein, with amino-acid sequence MSIVRSKTSLEPTAPEASGHRESRNPAGEWILILDRPRGGEENMLIDRRLLYDLESDPRPRSVLRLYAWKEPTISLGKHQRTELAVDAQACLQRGVPIVRRPTGGRAVLHADELTYAVLSNDRRLFPRQGVLDTYRAIARALQHGLALAGVDCVLSRAPAAAKRKEPAPSPARGRQAPCFTSPNRYELLVDGRKIAGSAQRRLRRAFLQHGSIPLSVDYALMGELLAASPAVLRASLVSAGRAAARPLDFRQLAEALAQAFKMVFPGCWRQRR; translated from the coding sequence GTGAGCATCGTGCGTTCAAAGACATCGCTTGAGCCGACGGCGCCGGAAGCGTCCGGTCACCGTGAGAGCCGAAACCCGGCCGGCGAATGGATCCTGATCCTGGACCGGCCCCGCGGCGGCGAGGAGAACATGCTCATCGACCGCCGCCTGCTCTACGATCTGGAGTCCGATCCGCGTCCTCGCAGCGTGCTGCGCCTCTACGCCTGGAAGGAGCCGACCATTTCCCTGGGCAAGCACCAGAGGACCGAACTGGCCGTGGACGCCCAGGCTTGTCTGCAAAGGGGTGTGCCCATCGTCCGCCGTCCCACCGGCGGACGGGCCGTCCTCCACGCCGACGAACTGACCTATGCCGTGCTTTCCAACGACCGGCGCCTTTTTCCCCGCCAGGGCGTCCTCGATACCTATCGCGCCATCGCCCGCGCCCTTCAGCATGGATTGGCTCTGGCGGGCGTCGATTGCGTCCTCTCCCGTGCCCCGGCAGCAGCAAAACGCAAAGAGCCCGCCCCCTCGCCCGCACGAGGACGCCAGGCACCCTGTTTCACTTCTCCCAACCGCTACGAACTTCTGGTCGATGGACGCAAGATCGCGGGAAGCGCACAACGGCGGCTGCGTCGGGCTTTTCTGCAGCACGGCTCCATTCCTCTCAGCGTCGACTACGCGCTGATGGGAGAGCTGCTGGCGGCGTCCCCCGCTGTGCTGCGCGCTTCCTTGGTTTCGGCGGGCCGGGCCGCAGCCCGTCCGCTCGACTTCCGCCAACTGGCTGAGGCCCTTGCCCAGGCCTTCAAGATGGTCTTTCCGGGATGCTGGAGGCAACGGCGCTAG
- the hrcA gene encoding heat-inducible transcriptional repressor HrcA, translating into MSAQQEVEELSERQRNLLKAVIREYVETGKPVGSRRLTKLDPEGMSAATIRNAMADLEDLGFVTQPHTSAGRVPTAEGYRFYVDSLIEAGPLSRRDLEKIKESLAQESDPGELMDKTSKILSSFSNNLGFVLAPPISSIVIKRIEFIKIAHRRVVVLLVSKSGLVQHRTIQTGEDWEQTELDQAGRYLATHFSGKTLTETRAELLAMMSEEKALYDRMLKNVILLGSAGLMAHEEDDPSEGEVYFGGMSGIMEKPEMADVNRMISLFEAFEEKSRLVQIISQCLRREDPSGPAVTIGLDDSLPAELRDWTIISSPYRSESRIMGGLGVIGPSRMEYEKAISLVDYVAKLVGKLISQQEF; encoded by the coding sequence ATGTCTGCTCAACAGGAAGTTGAAGAACTCAGCGAACGCCAGCGCAACCTTCTCAAGGCCGTTATCCGGGAATATGTGGAAACGGGCAAGCCGGTCGGCTCGCGCAGACTGACCAAGCTCGATCCCGAGGGCATGAGTGCTGCCACCATCCGCAACGCGATGGCCGATCTTGAGGACCTCGGCTTCGTCACCCAGCCTCACACTTCAGCCGGGCGGGTTCCCACCGCCGAAGGCTACCGCTTTTACGTCGACTCCCTGATCGAAGCCGGGCCGCTCTCGCGCCGCGACCTGGAGAAGATCAAAGAGAGTCTGGCTCAGGAAAGCGATCCCGGAGAACTGATGGACAAGACCTCCAAGATCTTGTCCTCTTTCTCTAACAACCTGGGTTTCGTACTGGCGCCGCCCATCTCTTCCATCGTCATCAAGCGCATCGAGTTCATCAAGATCGCCCATCGGCGCGTGGTGGTCCTGCTGGTTTCCAAGAGCGGACTCGTGCAGCACCGGACCATCCAGACCGGGGAGGACTGGGAGCAGACCGAGTTGGATCAGGCGGGCCGCTACCTGGCCACTCATTTCTCGGGCAAGACCCTGACCGAGACCCGGGCCGAACTGCTGGCCATGATGTCGGAAGAGAAGGCCCTCTACGACCGCATGCTCAAAAACGTCATCCTGCTCGGTTCGGCGGGACTGATGGCTCACGAAGAGGACGACCCGTCGGAGGGCGAGGTTTACTTCGGCGGCATGAGCGGCATCATGGAAAAGCCTGAGATGGCTGACGTCAATCGCATGATCAGCCTCTTCGAAGCCTTCGAGGAGAAAAGCCGGCTGGTTCAGATCATCTCCCAATGCCTGCGCAGGGAGGATCCCAGCGGGCCGGCCGTCACCATCGGGCTCGACGACAGCCTTCCGGCCGAGTTGCGCGATTGGACCATCATCTCCTCTCCCTACCGCAGTGAAAGCCGCATCATGGGCGGTCTGGGCGTCATCGGTCCCTCGCGCATGGAATATGAAAAAGCCATCAGTTTGGTAGACTATGTGGCCAAGCTGGTGGGCAAGCTGATCAGCCAGCAGGAGTTTTAG